One genomic region from Leifsonia poae encodes:
- a CDS encoding multifunctional oxoglutarate decarboxylase/oxoglutarate dehydrogenase thiamine pyrophosphate-binding subunit/dihydrolipoyllysine-residue succinyltransferase subunit, protein MSSQVTGVGTDDGSSGEFGANEWLVDELYEQFIADKNSVDKSWWPILESYQPTVKDAGVPAPAAEVPAPTAPAASAPAASVPAASVPAASVPEVVAPAAVVEAEAPAADAHPMTAPLPVIGTQPVARTTSLAPKPQPVPADAPVTSPQPVVSADGAAVEEAQDKVTPLRGMAKTLASNMDASLTVPTATSVRTIPAKLMIDNRIVINNHLKRARGGKVSFTHLIGWALVQALKEFPSQNVFYDEVDGKPSVVAPAHVNLGIAIDIPKPDGTRALLVPSIKRADTMGFGEFLAAYEDLVAKARANKLTAGDFAGTTISLTNPGGIGTVHSVPRLMKGQGCIIGAGALEYPAEFQGSSEKTLAGLAIGKTITLTSTYDHRVIQGAGSGEFLKIVHEMLTGKRSFYSDIFAALRIPYDPIHWAPDISVDLASAVDKTARVQELINAFRVRGHLMADIDPLEYVQRSHPDLDIATHGLTFWDLDREFVTGQFGGDKRQMKLRDILGVLRDSYCRTIGIEYMHIQDPAQRKWFQDRLERGYEKPSHDEQLRILGKLNEAEAFETFLQTKYVGQKRFSLEGGESTIALLDTILQGAAEASLDEVAIGMAHRGRLNVLTNIAGKTYGQIFREFEGTQDPRTVQGSGDVKYHLGTEGTFKGANGEEIPVYLAANPSHLEAADGVLEGIVRAKQDRRPPMTFLTLPVLIHGDAAMAGQGVVVETLQMSQLRAYRTGGTIHVNINNQVGFTTSPTESRTSVYSTDVAKTIQAPIFHVNGDDPEAVVRVAQIAFDYRQEFKRDVVIDLVCYRRRGHNEGDDPSMTQPLMYNLIEAKRSVRRLYTEALVGRGDITQDEFEQAHRDFQERLERAFMETHAAQTNSMPVVTADANAVADLERPVSQQEDGSGEPESTGVTEQVIHLIGDAFNNPPVGFTVHPKLQQLLTKRGDMSRNGGIDWAFGELLALGSVLLEGTPVRMAGQDSRRGTFVQRHAVLHDRANGQEWLPLANLSDNQARFWIYDSLLSEYAAMGFEYGYSVERADALVLWEAQFGDFANGAQTIIDEFVSSAEQKWGQRSSLVLLLPHGYEGQGPDHSSARIERYLQLCAENNMTVARPSTPASYFHLLRRQAYARPRKPLVVFTPKAMLRLRGATSPVEDFTHGKFEPVIDDARVTDRAAVKRVLLMAGKVYYDLLGELEKNPNPEIALVRVEQYYPLPAAQLKATVESYPNAELVWVQDEPENQGAWPYMILETSKLGPRPLGVISRPPSASPAAGSAKRHAQEQSVLIQRALSL, encoded by the coding sequence GTGTCGAGCCAAGTGACCGGAGTGGGTACCGACGACGGTTCGTCGGGCGAGTTCGGAGCCAACGAATGGCTTGTCGATGAACTGTACGAACAGTTCATCGCCGACAAGAACTCGGTCGACAAGTCCTGGTGGCCGATTCTCGAGAGCTACCAGCCAACGGTGAAGGACGCCGGTGTCCCGGCCCCCGCCGCCGAGGTTCCGGCCCCCACCGCACCAGCAGCTTCTGCGCCCGCCGCTTCCGTGCCTGCCGCTTCCGTGCCTGCCGCTTCCGTGCCCGAGGTCGTCGCGCCCGCCGCCGTGGTCGAAGCGGAAGCGCCCGCGGCCGACGCGCACCCCATGACGGCTCCCCTGCCTGTCATCGGCACGCAGCCTGTCGCGCGCACCACCTCGCTCGCGCCGAAGCCGCAGCCCGTCCCGGCCGACGCACCGGTCACGTCGCCGCAACCGGTGGTCTCCGCCGACGGCGCCGCCGTCGAAGAGGCTCAAGACAAAGTCACGCCCCTGCGCGGAATGGCCAAGACGCTCGCCAGCAACATGGATGCGAGCCTCACGGTTCCGACCGCCACCAGCGTGCGCACCATCCCCGCCAAACTGATGATCGACAACCGCATCGTCATCAACAATCACCTCAAGCGCGCTCGAGGCGGCAAGGTCTCGTTCACCCACCTCATCGGCTGGGCTCTCGTGCAGGCACTCAAAGAGTTCCCGAGCCAGAACGTGTTCTACGACGAGGTGGACGGCAAGCCCTCCGTCGTCGCTCCCGCCCACGTCAACCTCGGCATCGCCATCGACATCCCCAAGCCCGACGGCACCCGCGCGTTGCTCGTGCCGAGCATCAAGCGCGCCGACACGATGGGCTTCGGCGAGTTCCTCGCCGCCTACGAAGACCTGGTGGCCAAAGCCCGCGCCAACAAGCTCACCGCGGGCGACTTCGCCGGCACGACGATCTCCCTCACCAACCCCGGCGGCATCGGCACCGTGCACTCGGTTCCGCGGCTGATGAAGGGCCAGGGCTGCATCATCGGCGCCGGTGCCCTCGAATACCCCGCCGAGTTCCAGGGCTCCAGCGAGAAGACTCTCGCCGGCCTGGCGATCGGCAAGACGATCACGCTCACCAGCACCTACGATCACCGCGTCATCCAGGGCGCCGGTTCCGGCGAGTTCCTCAAGATCGTGCATGAGATGCTCACCGGCAAGCGCAGCTTCTACTCCGACATCTTCGCGGCGCTGCGCATCCCGTACGACCCCATCCACTGGGCCCCCGACATCAGCGTCGACCTCGCCAGCGCCGTCGACAAGACCGCCCGCGTGCAGGAGCTCATCAACGCGTTCCGCGTGCGCGGCCACCTCATGGCCGACATCGACCCGCTCGAATACGTGCAGCGTTCGCACCCCGACCTCGACATCGCGACCCACGGGCTGACATTCTGGGATCTCGACCGCGAGTTCGTCACCGGCCAATTCGGCGGCGACAAGCGACAGATGAAGCTGCGCGACATCCTCGGGGTGCTGCGCGACTCGTACTGCCGCACGATCGGCATCGAGTACATGCACATCCAGGACCCGGCCCAGCGCAAGTGGTTCCAGGACAGGCTGGAGCGGGGCTACGAGAAGCCCTCGCACGACGAGCAGTTGCGCATCCTCGGCAAGCTCAACGAGGCCGAAGCGTTCGAGACGTTCCTGCAGACCAAGTACGTCGGCCAGAAGCGGTTCAGCCTGGAGGGCGGCGAATCGACGATCGCCCTGCTCGACACCATCCTGCAGGGTGCGGCCGAGGCCAGCCTCGACGAGGTCGCCATCGGCATGGCACACCGCGGCCGGCTCAATGTGCTCACCAACATCGCGGGAAAGACCTACGGTCAGATCTTCCGCGAATTCGAGGGCACACAGGACCCGCGCACCGTTCAGGGCTCGGGCGACGTCAAGTACCACCTCGGCACCGAGGGCACCTTCAAGGGAGCCAACGGCGAGGAGATCCCGGTGTACCTGGCCGCCAACCCCTCGCACTTGGAGGCGGCCGATGGCGTTCTCGAGGGCATCGTGCGCGCCAAGCAGGACAGGCGCCCGCCGATGACCTTCCTCACCCTGCCGGTGCTCATCCACGGTGATGCCGCGATGGCCGGTCAGGGCGTGGTCGTCGAGACCCTGCAGATGTCGCAGCTGCGCGCGTACCGCACGGGTGGCACCATCCACGTCAACATCAACAACCAGGTCGGCTTCACCACCTCCCCGACCGAGTCGCGCACATCGGTCTACTCCACGGATGTGGCCAAGACCATCCAGGCGCCGATCTTCCACGTGAACGGCGACGACCCGGAGGCCGTGGTCCGGGTGGCGCAGATCGCCTTCGACTACCGCCAGGAGTTCAAGCGCGATGTCGTCATCGACCTGGTCTGCTACCGCCGCCGAGGCCACAACGAGGGCGACGACCCCTCGATGACCCAGCCGCTGATGTACAACCTGATCGAGGCGAAGCGCTCGGTGCGGCGCCTTTACACCGAGGCCCTCGTCGGCCGCGGCGATATCACCCAGGACGAGTTCGAGCAGGCCCACCGCGACTTCCAGGAACGCCTCGAGCGCGCCTTCATGGAGACGCACGCCGCGCAGACCAACTCCATGCCTGTGGTCACCGCTGATGCGAACGCCGTCGCCGACCTCGAACGCCCCGTCTCACAGCAGGAAGACGGCTCGGGCGAGCCGGAGTCGACCGGCGTGACCGAGCAGGTCATCCACCTCATCGGCGACGCATTCAATAACCCGCCCGTCGGTTTCACCGTGCACCCCAAGTTGCAGCAGTTGCTCACCAAGCGCGGCGACATGAGCCGCAACGGCGGCATCGACTGGGCGTTCGGCGAGCTCCTCGCGCTCGGTTCCGTGCTGCTGGAGGGCACCCCGGTGCGCATGGCCGGTCAGGATTCGCGCCGTGGCACCTTCGTGCAGCGGCACGCCGTGTTGCACGACCGCGCGAATGGGCAGGAATGGCTGCCGCTGGCCAATCTGAGCGACAACCAGGCGCGGTTCTGGATCTACGACTCGCTGCTCAGCGAGTACGCCGCGATGGGCTTCGAATACGGCTACTCCGTGGAGCGGGCCGATGCGCTGGTTCTCTGGGAGGCCCAGTTCGGCGATTTCGCCAACGGCGCTCAGACCATCATCGACGAGTTCGTCTCCTCGGCCGAACAGAAGTGGGGCCAGCGTTCCTCCCTCGTGCTGCTGCTGCCGCACGGCTACGAGGGTCAGGGCCCCGACCACTCCAGCGCCCGGATCGAGCGCTACCTGCAGCTGTGCGCCGAGAACAACATGACGGTCGCCCGCCCGTCGACGCCGGCCTCGTACTTCCATCTGCTGCGCCGCCAGGCCTACGCCCGGCCACGCAAGCCGCTCGTCGTCTTCACTCCGAAGGCGATGCTGCGCCTACGCGGGGCGACGAGCCCGGTCGAAGACTTCACCCACGGCAAGTTCGAGCCGGTCATCGACGACGCGCGCGTCACCGACCGTGCCGCCGTCAAGCGGGTGCTGCTCATGGCCGGCAAGGTCTACTACGACCTGCTCGGCGAACTGGAGAAGAACCCGAACCCCGAGATCGCCCTCGTGCGCGTCGAGCAGTACTACCCGCTGCCCGCCGCTCAGCTCAAGGCCACTGTGGAGTCGTACCCCAACGCGGAGCTCGTGTGGGTGCAGGACGAGCCCGAGAACCAGGGCGCCTGGCCGTACATGATCCTCGAGACGTCGAAGCTCGGCCCGCGCCCGCTCGGCGTGATCTCGCGTCCGCCGTCGGCCTCCCCGGCCGCGGGTTCGGCCAAGCGCCACGCCCAGGAGCAGTCGGTGCTGATCCAGCGCGCGCTCAGCCTCTGA
- a CDS encoding GuaB1 family IMP dehydrogenase-related protein, which translates to MQFYGTSPRHDLTYSDVFLVPSRSSVTSRLDVSLAPDDGTGATIPIVSANMNSVTGKRLAATLARRGGLGVLPQDMHLQDLDDAIRWVKAQPVAFDTPYVLGPDQTVADALRRVPAVEGHGIVIHDETGRYLGCLAASQLGSALPDARLGDLLHGALTSLDAEDIPDGRAAFDVMDAAGLDFAPVLDHGKLVGTLSKRSALRSTIYRPAVDAHGRLRVAAAVGINGDVAGKAKALAAAGVDVLVIDTAHGDQDGMLAAIRTVKELALGLPIVAGNVVTDRAVRDLVDAGADILKVGVGPGAMCTTRMMTAVGRPQFSAVLETSAAARELGAHVWADGGVRYPRDVALALAAGGASVMIGSWFAGTVEAPGLLDTDANGALYKESWGMASTKAVKGRFERLDAYELARKTLFAEGISSSRIYLDPLRPSVEDLLDMITTGLRSSFTYAGARSVPEFHDRALVGIQSAAGYEEGKALPVSW; encoded by the coding sequence ATGCAGTTCTATGGAACGTCCCCGCGACACGACCTCACATACTCGGACGTCTTCCTCGTCCCCTCCCGATCGTCGGTGACGAGCCGATTGGATGTGTCGCTCGCACCGGACGACGGCACGGGGGCGACCATCCCGATCGTGTCGGCGAACATGAACTCCGTGACCGGGAAGCGACTCGCGGCGACGCTCGCGCGCCGCGGCGGCCTCGGTGTTCTGCCCCAGGACATGCACCTGCAGGACCTCGACGACGCGATCCGCTGGGTGAAGGCGCAACCGGTGGCGTTCGACACCCCGTATGTGCTCGGTCCCGACCAGACTGTGGCGGACGCGCTGCGCCGTGTGCCCGCCGTCGAGGGGCACGGCATCGTCATCCACGACGAGACCGGGCGCTACCTCGGCTGTCTGGCCGCCTCCCAGCTGGGTTCCGCCCTCCCGGATGCGCGGCTCGGCGACTTGCTGCACGGCGCGCTCACCTCGCTCGATGCCGAGGACATCCCCGACGGCCGTGCGGCCTTCGACGTTATGGATGCGGCTGGCCTCGATTTCGCCCCGGTGCTCGATCACGGCAAGCTCGTCGGCACGCTGAGCAAGCGCAGCGCCCTGCGCTCCACCATCTACCGGCCAGCCGTCGACGCACACGGGCGCCTGCGGGTGGCCGCCGCCGTCGGAATCAACGGCGATGTGGCCGGCAAAGCCAAGGCGCTCGCCGCGGCCGGCGTCGACGTGCTCGTCATCGACACCGCACACGGCGACCAGGACGGCATGCTCGCCGCCATCCGAACGGTGAAAGAGCTCGCGCTCGGGCTCCCGATCGTGGCCGGCAACGTCGTGACCGATCGGGCCGTGCGCGACCTCGTGGACGCCGGCGCCGACATCCTCAAAGTGGGTGTCGGACCGGGCGCGATGTGCACGACGCGCATGATGACGGCCGTCGGACGGCCGCAGTTCTCCGCGGTGCTCGAGACCTCGGCCGCTGCGCGGGAGCTCGGCGCCCACGTCTGGGCGGACGGCGGAGTGCGTTACCCGCGTGACGTCGCGCTCGCGCTCGCCGCCGGCGGCGCCTCCGTGATGATCGGCTCCTGGTTCGCGGGCACGGTGGAGGCTCCCGGGCTGCTCGACACGGATGCGAACGGCGCGCTCTACAAAGAGAGCTGGGGAATGGCGAGCACCAAAGCGGTGAAGGGCCGTTTCGAACGGCTCGACGCCTACGAGCTCGCGCGCAAGACGCTCTTCGCTGAGGGCATCTCCAGTTCGCGCATCTACCTCGACCCGCTGCGCCCCTCGGTGGAGGATCTGCTCGACATGATCACCACCGGGCTGCGCAGCTCGTTCACCTATGCCGGTGCCCGCTCGGTGCCGGAGTTCCACGACAGGGCACTGGTCGGCATCCAATCGGCCGCCGGGTATGAGGAAGGCAAGGCGCTCCCCGTCTCCTGGTAG
- a CDS encoding hemolysin family protein, which translates to MLGVGLLLTVGTGLFVASEFALVNLDRGDLEARRARGETRLTMTIAALKITSTHLSSAQLGITLTTLLTGYTMEPAISTLLAGPLTALGIPDGAVAPIATTIAIVVATLLSMILGELVPKNFALALPIATAKLVIPFQTAFTTVFKPFISLLNGTANGILRLVGIEPKEELSGARTAEELSSLVRRSASAGVLEADTATLLSRTLAFSNHTASDVMTPRPRIASVQRGEPAQAVLDLARSTGYSRFPVVDEDVDDVVGFVHVKQAVAVPRARRGRVPVSALQTDALRVPETMHLDTLLGELRGRGYQMAVVVDEYGGTSGLATLEDLVEEIVGEVSDEHDRTRAGVVRGRDSLTFPGILRPDELLERAGVTVPEEGPYETVAGFLMNELGRLPVVGDEVPIEGGTLRVERLDGRRVDRIRYTPDPEVEGMVDDE; encoded by the coding sequence ATGCTCGGTGTCGGCCTGCTGCTGACGGTGGGCACGGGCCTCTTCGTTGCCAGTGAGTTCGCGCTCGTCAACCTCGATCGGGGCGACCTCGAGGCGCGCCGGGCGCGCGGCGAGACGCGGCTGACCATGACGATCGCCGCCCTGAAGATCACCTCGACGCACCTGTCGAGTGCACAGCTGGGCATCACCCTGACGACGCTGCTCACCGGGTACACGATGGAGCCGGCCATCAGCACGCTGCTCGCCGGCCCGCTCACTGCGCTCGGCATCCCGGACGGGGCGGTCGCGCCGATCGCAACGACCATCGCCATCGTGGTGGCGACGCTGCTGTCGATGATCCTCGGCGAGCTGGTTCCGAAGAACTTCGCCCTCGCCCTGCCGATCGCGACGGCCAAGCTCGTCATCCCGTTCCAGACCGCGTTCACGACGGTGTTCAAACCGTTCATCTCGCTGCTCAACGGCACCGCCAACGGCATCCTGCGGCTGGTCGGCATCGAGCCGAAGGAGGAGCTCTCCGGCGCCCGCACCGCGGAGGAGCTGTCGTCGCTGGTGCGACGCTCGGCCAGCGCCGGCGTGCTCGAAGCCGACACCGCCACGCTGCTGAGCCGCACCCTCGCGTTCTCGAACCACACCGCATCCGATGTCATGACCCCGCGGCCCCGCATCGCGAGTGTGCAGCGCGGCGAACCTGCACAGGCCGTTCTCGATCTCGCGCGCAGCACCGGTTATTCACGGTTCCCCGTCGTGGACGAGGACGTGGACGATGTGGTCGGTTTCGTGCATGTGAAGCAGGCCGTCGCGGTACCCCGGGCGCGCCGGGGTCGTGTTCCGGTGTCCGCACTGCAGACGGATGCGCTGCGCGTGCCCGAGACGATGCACCTCGACACGCTGCTCGGCGAGCTGCGTGGCCGCGGCTACCAGATGGCCGTCGTCGTTGACGAGTATGGGGGGACCTCCGGCCTCGCCACACTCGAAGACCTGGTGGAGGAGATCGTCGGTGAGGTGTCCGACGAACACGACCGCACCCGCGCCGGCGTCGTGCGCGGGCGCGACTCGCTCACCTTCCCCGGCATTCTGCGCCCCGACGAACTGCTCGAGCGAGCGGGGGTCACGGTGCCCGAGGAGGGCCCGTACGAGACCGTCGCCGGCTTCCTGATGAACGAACTCGGCCGCCTGCCCGTGGTGGGCGACGAGGTTCCGATCGAGGGGGGAACCCTGCGCGTCGAACGGCTGGACGGACGGCGGGTGGACCGCATCCGGTACACGCCGGACCCGGAGGTCGAGGGGATGGTCGACGATGAGTGA
- a CDS encoding hemolysin family protein, with protein sequence MSDWAGILWLVVLLVINAFFVGAEFAVISARRSQIEPLAERGKRSAKTALYAMEHATLMLATTQLGITVCSLLILNVSEPAIHHLLEGPLHLTGLPEEATGTIAFIVTLVLVSFLHVVFGEMVPKNISFSMPDRAALLLAPPLVGIGRAVRPIIVALNASANAVLRLFRVEPKDEAASTFTLDEVANIVTQSTREGVLTDRIGALTAAFEFTEKKVHDVALGLDALIALPPAATPADVERAVAKNGFSRYVVLDDAGEPTGYLHLKDVLDLEETGFELPVPAKRIRRLVTVFAGSDLEDALATMRRSGVHLARVVDAEGETTGVLFLEDIIEELVGEVQDATRRS encoded by the coding sequence ATGAGTGACTGGGCGGGAATTCTCTGGCTGGTCGTGCTGCTCGTGATCAACGCCTTCTTCGTCGGCGCCGAGTTCGCCGTGATCTCCGCACGGCGCTCGCAGATCGAACCGCTGGCCGAGCGCGGCAAACGCAGCGCCAAGACCGCGCTGTACGCGATGGAGCACGCGACGCTCATGCTCGCGACGACCCAGCTCGGCATCACGGTGTGCTCGTTGCTGATCCTGAACGTCTCGGAGCCGGCCATCCACCACCTCCTCGAGGGCCCGCTCCACCTGACCGGGCTGCCCGAGGAGGCCACCGGCACGATCGCGTTCATCGTGACCCTGGTGCTGGTGTCGTTCCTGCACGTGGTGTTCGGCGAGATGGTCCCGAAGAACATCTCCTTCTCGATGCCGGACCGGGCGGCCCTGCTGCTCGCGCCGCCGCTGGTCGGCATCGGCCGGGCGGTGCGCCCGATCATCGTGGCGTTGAACGCCTCGGCGAACGCCGTGCTCCGGCTGTTCCGGGTCGAGCCGAAAGATGAGGCGGCCAGCACATTCACTCTGGACGAGGTAGCGAACATCGTGACCCAGTCCACGCGGGAGGGTGTGCTCACCGACCGGATCGGTGCGCTCACGGCGGCCTTCGAGTTCACCGAGAAGAAGGTGCACGACGTGGCCCTCGGCCTCGACGCGCTCATCGCGCTGCCCCCGGCGGCCACACCGGCCGATGTGGAACGCGCGGTGGCGAAGAACGGATTCTCGCGGTACGTCGTGCTCGACGATGCCGGCGAGCCGACGGGCTACCTGCACCTCAAAGACGTTCTCGACCTGGAGGAGACCGGGTTCGAGTTGCCGGTGCCGGCCAAGCGCATCCGGCGTCTCGTCACGGTCTTCGCGGGCAGCGACCTCGAAGACGCGCTGGCGACCATGCGGCGCTCCGGCGTGCACCTCGCCCGCGTCGTCGACGCGGAGGGCGAGACGACGGGTGTGCTGTTCCTTGAAGACATCATCGAGGAGCTGGTGGGAGAAGTGCAGGATGCGACGCGCCGGTCGTAG
- a CDS encoding NADH:flavin oxidoreductase/NADH oxidase: MPTLFDPLTLRGVTLRNRIWTSPMCQYSVLDESGVPQTWQLVHLGSFAVGGSGLVFTEATAVNAEGRISPRDTGIYTDEQRDAWRPVVAFIESQGAVPGIQLAHAGRKASGWPAWGFEDRGDGSVPVAEGGWAAVAPSPIAFGAMAEPRALDLAGIDGIVDEFRSAARRSVDAGFRVIELHAAHGYLLHQFLSPIANHRTDEYGGSLENRARLLLRVVAAVRDEIGDELALFVRFSGSDWTPGGWDEQQTATAAGWAQDAGADFFDVSSGGIQAGIRIPLEPGYQVPFAAHVRASAEVEVSAVGLITTPQQAAEIVESGKADAVMLARELLRDPHFALRAAHELGVPVDYWPPQYRRARWR; the protein is encoded by the coding sequence ATGCCCACCCTCTTCGATCCCCTCACCCTCCGCGGTGTCACCCTGCGCAACCGCATCTGGACCTCGCCGATGTGCCAGTACTCCGTGCTCGACGAGTCCGGTGTGCCGCAGACCTGGCAGCTCGTTCACCTGGGCTCGTTCGCCGTCGGCGGCAGCGGCCTCGTCTTCACCGAGGCCACCGCAGTGAATGCCGAGGGCCGCATCTCCCCGCGCGACACCGGCATCTACACCGACGAGCAACGGGACGCATGGAGGCCCGTCGTCGCCTTCATCGAGTCCCAGGGAGCGGTGCCGGGCATCCAACTCGCCCATGCCGGGCGCAAGGCCTCCGGCTGGCCCGCCTGGGGGTTCGAAGACCGCGGAGACGGCTCCGTGCCGGTGGCCGAGGGCGGCTGGGCTGCCGTCGCCCCCTCACCGATCGCGTTCGGCGCGATGGCCGAGCCCCGCGCGCTCGATCTCGCGGGGATCGACGGCATCGTCGACGAATTCCGTTCCGCGGCGCGGCGTTCGGTCGACGCCGGCTTCCGCGTGATCGAGCTGCATGCGGCCCACGGTTACCTGCTGCACCAGTTCCTCTCGCCCATCGCCAATCACCGCACCGACGAGTACGGCGGCTCGCTCGAGAACCGCGCCCGGCTGCTGCTGCGCGTGGTGGCCGCCGTGCGCGACGAGATCGGAGATGAGCTCGCTCTGTTCGTGCGGTTCTCCGGCAGCGACTGGACCCCGGGCGGCTGGGACGAGCAGCAGACGGCGACGGCGGCCGGGTGGGCGCAGGATGCGGGCGCCGACTTCTTCGACGTGTCCAGCGGCGGAATCCAGGCCGGCATCCGCATCCCGCTCGAACCGGGCTACCAGGTTCCTTTCGCCGCACATGTGCGCGCTTCCGCCGAGGTGGAGGTGAGCGCCGTCGGGCTCATCACCACGCCGCAGCAGGCGGCCGAGATCGTCGAGAGCGGCAAAGCGGATGCCGTGATGCTGGCGCGCGAGCTGCTTCGCGACCCGCACTTCGCGCTCCGCGCCGCCCACGAGCTCGGAGTCCCGGTGGACTACTGGCCGCCGCAGTACCGGCGCGCCCGCTGGCGCTGA
- a CDS encoding HAD family hydrolase: MGISIPGKVVVFDYGEVISVTPSSADRAQLAELAGGEADVFWPAYWRHRDALDQGTLSIQDYWHRIERELGEQWGDATVHRLWLADFRSWLSIDHDTLDVLIDLQQGGTRMALLSNAGRDFGSYFRHGMLGDLFEQVFVSGELGIVKPSADIFEVVLAELGIPAERMVFIDNKEVNVRGAENLGIAGHVFTTAADLRAYLESLAA; this comes from the coding sequence ATGGGCATCAGCATCCCCGGCAAGGTTGTCGTCTTCGACTACGGCGAAGTCATCTCGGTCACCCCGAGCTCGGCCGACCGGGCGCAGTTGGCCGAGCTCGCCGGCGGGGAGGCCGATGTCTTCTGGCCGGCGTACTGGCGCCACCGCGATGCGCTCGACCAGGGCACCTTGAGCATCCAGGACTACTGGCATCGCATCGAGCGGGAGCTGGGTGAGCAGTGGGGAGACGCCACAGTGCATCGGCTCTGGCTCGCCGACTTCCGCAGCTGGCTGAGCATCGACCACGACACCCTCGACGTGCTCATCGACCTGCAGCAGGGCGGAACCCGCATGGCTCTGCTCTCCAACGCGGGCCGCGACTTCGGCTCCTACTTCCGGCACGGCATGCTCGGCGACCTCTTCGAGCAGGTCTTCGTCAGCGGCGAGCTCGGCATCGTCAAGCCGAGCGCCGACATCTTCGAAGTCGTGCTCGCCGAACTGGGCATCCCCGCCGAGCGCATGGTGTTCATCGACAACAAAGAGGTGAATGTGCGCGGTGCCGAGAATCTCGGCATCGCCGGGCACGTCTTCACCACCGCAGCCGACCTGCGGGCATATCTGGAGTCGCTCGCGGCTTGA
- a CDS encoding ADP-dependent NAD(P)H-hydrate dehydratase — translation MENWQRWTAGDTARWIAVPGDDDDKYSRGVLGVVTGSELYPGAAVLGVEAAARTGLGMVRYRGGSRAADLVLQRRPEVVTAAGRVQAWLIGSGMDAAARPREDTARLRAALRDGVPTAIDAGALDLVRAATGPVVITPHFRELAAVLAASADDDTDAVTAAEIAADPGEWAARASRSLNVTVLLKGHTTFVAGADGSRFAVTAGPAWLATAGSGDILGGVLGALLATHADAIARGDASVLPSLAAAAAFVHGRAGDRASGGGPIAALDIADAVPGVVRELLAH, via the coding sequence GTGGAGAACTGGCAGAGATGGACGGCGGGGGACACGGCGCGCTGGATCGCGGTGCCCGGCGACGATGACGACAAGTATTCGCGGGGCGTGCTCGGGGTGGTCACCGGCTCTGAGCTCTACCCGGGGGCGGCCGTACTCGGGGTCGAGGCCGCCGCGCGCACCGGGCTCGGCATGGTGCGCTACCGCGGCGGCTCCCGGGCCGCGGACCTCGTGCTGCAGCGCCGGCCCGAGGTCGTCACTGCGGCCGGCCGGGTGCAGGCCTGGCTGATCGGGTCGGGCATGGACGCCGCCGCCCGTCCGCGGGAGGACACCGCCCGGCTCCGCGCCGCGCTGCGTGACGGCGTGCCCACCGCCATCGACGCCGGTGCTCTCGACCTCGTGCGCGCGGCGACAGGACCCGTCGTGATCACCCCGCACTTCCGTGAGCTGGCCGCTGTGCTCGCCGCCTCTGCCGACGACGACACGGATGCGGTGACCGCCGCCGAGATCGCTGCCGACCCGGGTGAGTGGGCGGCCCGGGCCAGTCGCAGTCTGAATGTGACTGTGCTTCTCAAAGGGCACACCACGTTCGTGGCGGGGGCAGACGGCTCCCGCTTCGCCGTGACCGCCGGTCCGGCGTGGCTCGCAACGGCCGGGAGCGGGGACATTCTCGGCGGCGTCCTCGGCGCGCTGCTTGCGACGCACGCGGACGCGATTGCCCGCGGGGACGCATCCGTGCTGCCGTCCCTGGCCGCCGCGGCCGCATTCGTGCACGGGCGGGCGGGGGATCGGGCCTCAGGTGGCGGACCGATCGCGGCACTCGACATCGCCGACGCCGTGCCCGGCGTCGTTCGCGAGCTCCTCGCCCACTGA
- a CDS encoding thiamine-binding protein, producing the protein MLVAFSVAPSGGQSADASVHDAVAAAVKIVRDSGLPNRTTSMFTELEGEWDEVFAVIKQATDAVGAYGTRVSLVLKADIRAGYSGELDAKIERLESAIETGREGGA; encoded by the coding sequence ATGCTTGTAGCATTTTCGGTGGCGCCGAGCGGCGGGCAGAGCGCGGACGCATCCGTTCACGATGCGGTCGCCGCGGCCGTGAAGATCGTGCGCGATTCGGGTCTCCCGAACCGCACGACGTCGATGTTCACCGAACTCGAGGGCGAGTGGGACGAGGTCTTCGCCGTCATCAAGCAGGCGACGGATGCGGTGGGCGCGTACGGCACGCGGGTCTCGCTCGTGCTCAAGGCGGACATCCGGGCGGGCTACTCCGGTGAGCTCGACGCGAAGATCGAACGCCTCGAGAGCGCGATCGAGACCGGCCGCGAAGGCGGCGCGTAG